Proteins encoded together in one Triticum dicoccoides isolate Atlit2015 ecotype Zavitan chromosome 7B, WEW_v2.0, whole genome shotgun sequence window:
- the LOC119338793 gene encoding proline-rich receptor-like protein kinase PERK2, whose amino-acid sequence MRRSRDRKQTESVAPNSPPYTFRTAHYVTPDLLFPHLDQTHSSPQPDSIPPPRPAGFPLPPPPASLWPASLPLRGRRPSRTASSLDPTAGPPPSPGSAHAHPCTASSAPGSGRRPASCPWICPRSIPPPPASSRHEAALASSGARPPPGARPASRPPLLLHIGSTRRRLGSPSPPTAAAVVEDDHQLQPAAPGTGSPWQRPARYPARHVAPPSLPPFANLHATAVDAPLRPPAHTVGATRPPICKLGSTEKFIYAIFKRKEKLWNSLLGTICEDGKAPFSDSFFVDAPFHACGRCKTLFFWWCVVLQIFCCV is encoded by the exons ATGAGACGTTCCCGAGATCGTAAACAGACCGAAAGCGTAGCACCGAACAGCCCACCCTACACCTTCCGAACGGCCCATTACGTCACTCCCGACCTTCTCTTCCCCCACCTCGACCAAACCCACTCGTCGCCGCAGCCAGACTCCATCCCGCCGCCGCGGCCTGCCGGCTTTCCTctcccgccgccgccagcctcACTCTGGCCAGCCTCCCTTCCCCTCCGCGGCCGGCGTCcctcccgcaccgcctccagcCTGGATCCGACCGCCGGGCCACCTCCTTCCCCCGGATCCGCGCACGCGCACCCCTGCACCGCCTCCTCCGCCCCTGGGTCCGGCCGCCGGCCCGCCTCCTGCCCCTGGATCTGCCCGAGATCGATCCCACCGCCGCCTGCCTCCTCCCGGCACGAGGCCGCCCTCGCCTCCTCTGGCGCGAGGCCTCCTCCCGGTGCGAGGCCAGCGTCCCGCCCTCCGCTGCTGCTCCACATCGGGTCTacccgccgccgcctcggctccCCATCGCCtccaaccgccgccgccgtcgtggaAGATGACCACCAACTACAGCCCGCGGCTCCTGGAACGGGATCCCCTTGGCAGCGGCCGGCTCGATATCCGGCGAGGCACGTGGCCcctccttctctgcctcctttCGCGAACCTCCACGCCACTGCCGTCGACGCTCCACTCCGGCCACCAGCACACACCGTCGGAGCAACAAGGCCCCCTATATGCAAACTTGGCTCGACAGAGAAGTTCATATATGCAATATTCAAAAG GAAGGAGAAGCTATGGAATTCATTGTTGGGTACTATATGTGAAGATGGGAAAGCACCATTTTCAGATTCCTTTTTTGTTGATGCCCCATTCCATGCTTGTGGCAG GTGCAAAACACTCTTTTTTTGGTGGTGTGTCGTACTACAGATTTTTTGTTGTGTTTAA